From the Entomomonas sp. E2T0 genome, one window contains:
- a CDS encoding histidine kinase — translation MKQQQHAKKDNLFLYSNQTIRQKRVSLVASLIIQCLLVLAIAFGVYAWLVNDQFKLSMRQQADAVGQSLLTQTAERAAELLAIDDKLGLNILLGSLAKNPLVADVGIYDGEGNELFRAGLKQFSHTNKTDLYKERLAIQKQPDVELRLRLNHQQFQLPWVVSVERAIIIAGILLVIVLIFIFRLGRKITTPVTQLREWVRDPVMPVPASDRQDEIGDLARELQAKLIAVEDIEAYYAQFIEPELEPEPIEVVEHDLINIRQTEDELTDSNFDRAFLDEIASFDRSVIAEADIPIISDSVPADKEELESGVTMQQPTQTAVLYIRLGGQDKLKLLSKERLINLLQRYRDCLDQTVRIYKGEIHTLNDGSSLVLFHGRGNDTDTYLTHAICCGELMRGLSHELQVELADTNITLLLQIALAQGTDLLGLTPQELLDNTTVKLARSLVDHSRNLLLMDQSVAGDERVEILAKIRGLANPADTFCIERVLEPYAEVLEKQLRNMRNNKL, via the coding sequence GTGAAACAGCAACAACATGCTAAAAAAGACAATCTTTTTTTATATTCCAACCAAACAATACGACAAAAACGAGTTTCTCTTGTTGCTAGTTTGATTATTCAATGCTTGCTAGTGTTAGCTATTGCCTTTGGTGTTTATGCTTGGCTAGTTAATGATCAATTTAAGCTTTCTATGCGTCAACAAGCGGATGCAGTGGGACAAAGTTTATTAACTCAGACTGCAGAAAGGGCAGCAGAGTTATTAGCCATTGATGATAAGTTGGGGCTGAATATTTTGTTAGGATCACTAGCTAAAAATCCATTGGTTGCCGATGTGGGGATTTATGATGGTGAAGGTAATGAATTGTTTCGGGCTGGTCTAAAACAATTTTCTCACACCAATAAAACAGATTTGTATAAAGAAAGGTTAGCTATCCAAAAGCAGCCAGATGTTGAATTACGTTTAAGATTAAATCATCAGCAATTTCAATTGCCTTGGGTGGTGAGTGTTGAGCGTGCCATTATTATTGCAGGTATTTTACTGGTTATTGTATTAATTTTTATATTTAGATTAGGTCGTAAAATTACTACACCGGTTACTCAATTACGAGAATGGGTAAGAGATCCTGTTATGCCTGTACCTGCCAGCGATCGACAAGATGAAATAGGTGATTTAGCTAGAGAGTTACAAGCTAAATTAATTGCTGTTGAAGATATTGAAGCATATTATGCGCAATTTATTGAACCAGAGTTAGAGCCTGAACCTATTGAGGTGGTTGAACATGATCTGATTAATATTAGACAAACTGAAGATGAATTAACAGATAGTAATTTTGATCGGGCTTTTCTTGATGAGATTGCCAGTTTTGATCGCTCAGTCATTGCTGAGGCAGATATACCTATTATTAGTGATTCAGTGCCAGCAGATAAAGAAGAATTAGAAAGTGGTGTGACTATGCAACAACCTACACAAACTGCAGTATTGTATATACGGTTAGGTGGACAGGATAAGTTAAAATTATTATCTAAAGAGCGATTAATTAATTTATTACAACGTTATCGTGATTGTTTAGATCAAACCGTACGTATCTATAAGGGTGAAATACATACATTAAATGATGGTAGTAGTTTAGTATTGTTTCATGGGCGTGGTAATGATACAGATACTTATTTAACACATGCGATATGTTGTGGTGAATTAATGCGTGGTTTAAGCCATGAGTTACAAGTTGAATTGGCGGATACAAATATCACGTTATTGCTACAAATAGCTCTGGCACAGGGAACTGATTTATTAGGTTTAACACCCCAAGAGTTATTAGATAATACGACTGTAAAATTAGCTCGGTCGCTTGTTGACCATAGTCGTAATCTATTATTAATGGATCAGTCTGTGGCAGGTGATGAGAGGGTAGAGATTTTAGCTAAGATTAGAGGATTAGCTAATCCAGCAGATACATTCTGTATTGAGCGAGTGTTAGAGCCTTATGCAGAAGTACTTGAAAAACAACTAAGAAATATGCGCAATAATAAATTATAG
- the serB gene encoding phosphoserine phosphatase SerB: MREIILINITGEDRPGLTAAITGVLAAGGAQILDIGQAVIHNTLSFGILVELPDNSDSNVLKDVLFCGYELDQQVRFTPISEQDYQVWVAGQGKPRHLVTLLTRKVTAEQLCRVSTITAAHNLNIDHIDRLSGRIPLGTAPENSKGCIEFSVRGDANISALKAEFLKVGAELGVDIAFQQDSIYRRNRRLAVFDMDSTLIEAEVIDELAKAAGVGDQVSAITERAMRGEIDFKESFKERLALLKGLSESVLEEIADNLPLTEGAENLFDELKKLGYRTAILSGGFSYFANKLQQKLGIDYVYANELQIVDGKLTGVAIEPIVDAQRKADLLKDLALKENISLEQTIAVGDGANDLPMLGIAGLGVAFRAKPLVKQSAKQAISTLGLDGILYLLGYRDREAQEQPIN, translated from the coding sequence TTGCGTGAAATTATTTTAATTAATATTACTGGAGAAGACCGTCCTGGGCTTACTGCAGCAATTACTGGTGTGTTAGCTGCTGGAGGCGCACAAATTCTTGATATTGGCCAAGCCGTGATTCATAACACGTTATCTTTCGGCATTTTAGTAGAACTTCCTGATAATAGTGACTCTAATGTGCTCAAAGATGTATTATTCTGTGGCTATGAACTCGATCAACAGGTACGTTTTACACCTATTTCTGAACAAGATTACCAAGTATGGGTGGCTGGACAAGGCAAACCCCGTCATCTTGTAACTTTATTAACGCGCAAAGTTACTGCCGAACAATTATGCAGAGTTAGTACTATTACAGCTGCACATAATCTTAATATTGATCATATCGACCGCTTATCTGGTCGCATTCCCTTAGGTACTGCACCAGAAAATAGTAAAGGTTGTATTGAATTTTCAGTACGTGGTGATGCAAATATCAGTGCATTAAAAGCTGAATTTCTAAAGGTTGGTGCGGAGCTGGGTGTTGATATTGCTTTCCAACAAGACAGTATTTATCGCCGTAATCGTCGCTTAGCTGTATTTGATATGGACTCAACACTTATTGAAGCAGAAGTTATTGACGAATTAGCCAAAGCTGCAGGTGTCGGCGACCAAGTCTCTGCCATTACTGAACGGGCAATGCGTGGGGAAATTGATTTTAAAGAAAGCTTTAAAGAACGTTTAGCATTACTCAAAGGCTTATCTGAATCTGTGTTAGAGGAAATTGCAGATAATCTTCCACTTACTGAAGGTGCAGAAAATTTATTTGATGAGCTTAAAAAGTTAGGTTACAGAACAGCAATTCTTTCTGGTGGTTTTAGTTACTTTGCTAATAAATTACAGCAAAAACTAGGCATTGATTATGTTTATGCCAATGAACTACAAATAGTAGATGGAAAATTAACGGGTGTAGCTATTGAACCTATTGTAGATGCTCAAAGAAAAGCAGACCTGTTAAAAGATTTAGCTCTAAAAGAAAACATTAGTTTAGAACAAACTATTGCAGTTGGCGATGGTGCAAATGATTTACCTATGCTTGGTATTGCAGGGCTAGGCGTTGCTTTCAGAGCCAAGCCTCTGGTTAAACAATCTGCTAAACAAGCTATTTCTACCTTAGGGTTAGATGGTATTTTATATTTATTAGGTTATCGTGACAGAGAAGCTCAAGAGCAGCCTATTAATTAA